In a single window of the Papaver somniferum cultivar HN1 chromosome 8, ASM357369v1, whole genome shotgun sequence genome:
- the LOC113301790 gene encoding protein TPR2-like, with the protein MSSLSRELVFLILQFLDEEKFKETVHKLEQESGFYFNMKHFEDQVQAGEWDEVERYLCGFTKVEDNRYSMKIFFEIRKQKYLEALDAQDRAKAVEILVKDLKVFASFNEELFKEITQLLTLENFRQNEQLSKYGDTKSARNIMLMELKKLIEANPLFRDKLTFPPFKNSRLRTLINQSLNWQHQLCKNPRPNPDIKTLFTDHTCAPNNGARAPPTNSPLVGPIPKAGAFPPIGAHGPFQPVVSPSANAIAGWMSTSPSLPHGAVPTGPPGLVQPPNAVPFLKPHPRIPTSAPGMDYQSADSDHLMKRMRTGPSEEVSFSSAGHPSNMYSQDDLPKVVVRSLSQGSNVMSMDFHPQQQTILLVGTNVGDVAIWEVGSRERLAYKTFKVWDISACTMPLQSALMKDATICVNRCVWGPDGSILGVAFSKHIVQTYAYNPSGELRHHLEIDAHVGGVNDIAFAHPNKQVCIVTCGDDKTIKVWDAVAGRRLYIFEGHEAPVYSVCPHYKENIQFIFSTAIDGKIKAWLYDCLGSRVDYDAPGLWCTTMSYSADGTRLFSCGTSKEGDSHLVEWNESEGAIKRTYSGFRKRSLGVVQFDTTKNRFLAAGDEFQIKFWDMDNNNILATTDADGGLPASPKLRFNKEGSLLAVTTSDNGVKILANADGQRLIRMLENRTFEGARGPSDAMNTKPSIVNALGPVANVSASQPQIERSDRLSPAVSIGGLAPMDNNRTPPDVKPRISEDVEKVKTWKLPDIVDAAQLRAARLPDPLTAGKVVRLIYTNSGGAVLALSSNAVHKLWKWQRTERNPSAKSTSSVAPVLWQPGNGTVMTNDISETSPPEEPAACIALSKNDSYVMSASGGKVSLFNMMTFKVMTTFMPPPPAATFLAFHPQDNNIIAIGMEDSTIQIYNVRVDEVKTKLKGHQKRITGLAFSQSLNVLVSSGADAQLCVWSIDGWEKRKARSIQAPSGRSGPLVGETRVQFHNDQTHLLVVHESQISVYDSKLECLRSWSPREALSAPISSAIYSCDGLLVYVGFCDGAVGVFDADSLRLGCRIASSAYLPPSSASAVYPSVIASHPSEPNQIALGMSDGAVHVVEPSDAEPKWGVGPPQENGSMPSTNPSLSNQQPSEAPSR; encoded by the exons ATGTCTTCCTTAAGCAGGGAACTGGTATTTTTAATTTTACAGTTCTTAGATGAGGAGAAGTTTAAAGAAACAGTTCACAA GTTAGAACAGGAATCAGGGTTTTACTTTAACATGAAACATTTTGAAGATCAAGTTCAAGCTGGTGAATGGGATGAAGTTGAACGTTATTTGTGTGGATTTACAAAGGTCGAAGATAATAGATACTCAATGAAGATTTTCTTTGAGATAAGGAAACAAAAGTACTTGGAGGCACTTGATGCTCAAGACAGGGCAAAAGCTGTCGAGATTCTTGTCAAGGATCTTAAGGTTTTTGCTTCTTTTAACGAAGAGCTCTTTAAAGAGATTACTCAATTGCTTACACTTGAAAACtttag GCAGAATGAGCAGCTTTCCAAGTATGGGGACACTAAATCAGCTCGGAACATAATGCTAATGGAACTTAAAAAACTTATTGAAGCAAATCCTTTGTTCCGTGACAAGCTTACATTCCCGCCCTTCAAAAACTCACGACTTCGGACCTTAATAAACCAAAG TCTCAATTGGCAGCATCAACTCTGCAAAAACCCTCGTCCGAATCCTGACATCAAAACACTCTTCACCGATCACACTTGTGCTCCTAATAATGGAGCTCGTGCTCCTCCTACAAACAGCCCTCTCGTGGGACCCATTCCTAAAGCTGGGGCATTTCCTCCTATTGGTGCGCATGGT CCATTCCAGCCTGTTGTATCTCCATCTGCAAATGCTATTGCAGGGTGGATGAGTACTAGCCCTTCATTACCACACGGGGCAGTGCCAACAGGCCCCCCTGGTCTTGTACAGCCTCCTAATGCAG TTCCATTCTTAAAGCCGCATCCTAGGATACCTACAAGTGCTCCAGGTATGGATTATCAGTCGGCTGATTCTGACCACTTAATGAAGCGTATGCGTACTGGGCCGTCTGAGGAG GTGTCATTTTCTAGTGCGGGACATCCCTCCAATATGTACTCGCAAGACGACCTTCCTAAAGTTGTTGTGAGGAGCTTGAGCCAAGGTTCTAATGTCATGAGCATGGATTTTCACCCACAGCAACAAACTATTCTCTTAG TTGGGACAAATGTTGGTGACGTTGCCATATGGGAAGTTGGATCTCGGGAGAGACTAGCATATAAGACTTTCAAAGTGTGGGATATTTCAGCATGTACCATGCCGTTGCAG TCAGCGTTAATGAAAGACGCAACAATTTGTGTGAATAGGTGTGTTTGGGGTCCAGATGGATCCATACTAG GTGTTGCATTCTCAAAACATATTGTGCAGACATATGCTTACAATCCATCTGGAGAACTGAGACACCACTTGGAG ATCGACGCGCATGTTGGTGGTGTAAATGATATTGCATTTGCTCACCCGAATAAGCAAGTTTGTATTGTCACTTGCGGTGATGACAAGACTATCAAG GTCTGGGACGCTGTTGCTGGACGTCGGCTGTACATATTTGAAGGGCATGAAGCTCCTGTGTATTCAGTCTGCCCCCATTATAAAGAGAATATTCAG TTTATTTTCTCCACTGCCATTGATGGGAAAATCAAAGCATGGCTCTACGATTGCTTGGGATCTAGAGTGGATTATGATGCCCCTGGACTTTGGTGCACCACAATGTCATATAGTGCTGATGGAACCAG GCTCTTCTCTTGTGGTACTAGCAAAGAGGGTGACTCACACTTGGTTGAGTGGAATGAGAGTGAAGGTGCTATCAAAAGGACATATTCGGGCTTCAGGAAGCGTTCATTAGGTGTTGTTCAGTTTGACACAACGAAGAACCGTTTCTTAGCTGCTGGTGATGAATTTCAAATCAAGTTTTGGGATATGGATAATAACAACATACTTGCCACTACTGATGCTGATGGTGGATTGCCT GCAAGCCCTAAGCTGAGATTCAACAAGGAAGGGTCACTGTTGGCAGTAACTACAAGTGATAATGGAGTCAAGATTTTAGCCAACGCTGATGGTCAACGCCTGATAAGAATGCTCGAGAACAGGACCTTTGAGGGGGCTCGAGGCCCATCTGATGCCATGAACACGAAG CCTTCAATTGTCAATGCACTTGGTCCAGTAGCAAATGTTTCCGCGTCTCAACCACAAATAGAACGTTCTGATAGACTTTCCCCTGCGGTATCCATTGGTGGCCTT GCTCCTATGGACAACAATAGGACCCCGCCAGATGTTAAGCCTAGAATATCAGAAGACGTTGAGAAGGTTAAAACCTGGAAACTGCCAGATATTGTTGACGCGGCACAACTAAGAGCTGCACGGTTACCTGACCCTTTAACGGCTGGCAAG GTTGTACGCTTGATATACACAAATTCTGGAGGTGCAGTGTTGGCTCTTTCATCTAATGCAGTCCATAAACTTTGGAAATGGCAGCGCACAGAACGTAATCCGTCTGCAAAG TCTACGTCATCTGTAGCTCCCGTGTTGTGGCAACCTGGCAATGGTACTGTCATGACAAATGACATTAGTGAAACCAGCCCACCTGAGGAACCAGCGGCATGCATTGCTTTATCTAAGAACGATTCATATGTCATGTCGGCGTCTGGTGGAAAGGTCTCTTTATTCAACATGATGACCTTCAAG GTTATGACAACTTTCATGCCCCCACCTCCGGCTGCAACATTCTTGGCGTTCCACCCTCAGGACAATAACATCATCGCCATAGGGATGGAGGACTCTACTATTCAAATATACAACGTTCGTGTCGACGAG GTTAAAACAAAACTAAAGGGGCATCAGAAAAGAATCACAGGCCTTGCGTTCTCTCAGTCTTTGAATGTATTGGTGTCTTCGGGAGCTGATGCACAG CTGTGTGTATGGAGTATTGATGGATGGGAGAAGAGGAAAGCAAGATCCATACAAGCACCATCAGGGAGATCAGGTCCATTGGTCGGGGAAACGAGAGTCCAATTCCATAATGATCAAACTCACCTTTTAGTAGTTCATGAGAGCCAAATTTCTGTCTATGATAGCAAGCTTGAATGTTTGCGCTCG tGGTCTCCAAGAGAAGCTCTCTCTGCACCCATATCAAGTGCTATATATTCATGTGATGGCCTGCTTGTGTACGTTGGATTTTGTGATGGTGCTGTAGGAGTCTTCGATGCTGACAGCTTAAGACTCGGGTGCCGAATAGCATCCTCTGCATACTTGCCTCCATCCAGTGCCAG CGCTGTCTATCCATCAGTAATAGCATCACACCCATCTGAACCGAACCAGATTGCACTTGGCATGAGCGATGGAGCTGTTCATGTAGTTGAGCCGTCTGATGCAGAACCAAAGTGGGGTGTTGGACCACCTCAAGAGAATGGATCAATGCCTTCTACAAATCCTTCTTTAAGTAATCAACAGCCATCAGAGGCACCTTCCAGATGA